The Candidatus Hinthialibacter antarcticus genome window below encodes:
- a CDS encoding DUF2924 domain-containing protein, which produces MEETTPIALEIARLKELPLSGIRDKYLETFGEAAAPSSNKEGLWRRIAFHLQQQRYGGFSQEAKGILAEEMSKIKPSDRPRRRGKTNIQSGRDKRIPMAGTILIRKYKKQEIEVKVLDVGFEYQNKVFSTLSAVAKEITGSHWNGMKFFNL; this is translated from the coding sequence ATGGAAGAAACAACACCCATCGCACTCGAAATCGCACGCTTGAAGGAATTGCCGCTCTCGGGTATTCGAGACAAGTATCTTGAAACATTTGGTGAGGCGGCTGCGCCTTCTTCCAACAAAGAAGGTCTTTGGCGGCGAATCGCTTTCCACCTGCAGCAGCAGCGTTACGGCGGCTTTAGCCAAGAAGCCAAAGGAATTCTTGCAGAAGAGATGTCAAAGATAAAACCCTCCGACAGACCACGGCGGCGGGGTAAAACAAATATTCAATCAGGACGGGATAAGCGAATCCCCATGGCGGGTACGATCCTGATACGGAAGTACAAGAAGCAAGAAATCGAAGTCAAAGTGTTAGATGTCGGTTTTGAATATCAGAACAAAGTGTTTTCCACGCTCAGCGCGGTAGCCAAAGAGATTACCGGCTCGCATTGGAATGG
- a CDS encoding ParB N-terminal domain-containing protein, with amino-acid sequence MLRIKTLKLSDINPASYNPRISLQPGDPAYEKLKASMSRFGCVEPLVWNQRTGNLVGGHQRLSVLKNEGVEKVRVSVVDLSLEDEKALNLAAVYQNSAPDQFSSIVNEYIKKLV; translated from the coding sequence ATGCTCAGAATAAAGACATTAAAACTGTCTGACATTAATCCAGCTTCATATAATCCGCGCATTTCACTACAGCCAGGCGATCCAGCTTATGAGAAACTGAAAGCCAGCATGAGTCGCTTCGGATGTGTTGAGCCGCTGGTTTGGAACCAACGAACCGGCAATCTAGTCGGCGGCCACCAACGCCTTTCCGTTTTAAAGAATGAAGGCGTTGAGAAAGTACGCGTCAGCGTCGTCGATTTGTCTTTAGAAGACGAAAAGGCCTTAAACCTCGCCGCGGTGTACCAAAATTCTGCGCCAGATCAATTTTCCAGTATTGTCAACGAATATATCAAAAAATTGGTTTGA
- the istB gene encoding IS21-like element helper ATPase IstB has translation MSEPQLLLNYYLKQLKLPAFLRDYETTAEQCRKDRADYPAYLLALAERETLEREQRAAERRIRAAKFPVTKTLDAFEFKAQPSINEELVRELLRGDYIDKRENILFVGNPGTGKTHLACALGFTACQQGRKVRFFTVTGLITQLLERREEKGLERFHKQLEKYDLLILDELGYVPCTKSGAELLFDVVSRAYERTSLIVTSNLPFENWTEVLGNERLTGALLDRLTHRVHILEANGVSYRLMESQKQHKTQKKRST, from the coding sequence GTGAGCGAACCGCAACTTCTACTGAACTATTACCTCAAGCAATTGAAACTACCTGCGTTTCTACGCGATTACGAAACCACGGCGGAGCAATGCCGCAAAGACCGGGCGGATTATCCGGCCTATCTTCTGGCATTAGCAGAACGGGAAACGCTGGAACGAGAACAGCGTGCAGCGGAGCGCCGCATTCGGGCGGCAAAATTCCCCGTCACTAAAACCCTCGACGCTTTCGAATTCAAAGCGCAACCGTCGATCAACGAAGAACTGGTGCGTGAACTACTGCGGGGCGACTACATCGACAAGCGAGAAAACATCCTCTTCGTCGGCAATCCCGGCACGGGGAAAACGCATCTGGCCTGCGCCTTGGGCTTCACCGCCTGTCAGCAAGGACGCAAAGTCCGTTTCTTCACCGTAACCGGTTTGATCACGCAACTGCTCGAACGACGCGAGGAGAAAGGGCTGGAGCGATTTCATAAGCAACTGGAGAAATACGATCTGTTGATTCTGGATGAACTTGGTTATGTGCCTTGCACCAAGAGCGGAGCGGAACTCTTATTCGACGTGGTCAGCCGCGCCTATGAACGAACCAGCCTGATCGTCACGTCCAATCTCCCATTCGAAAACTGGACGGAAGTACTGGGCAACGAGCGATTGACCGGCGCGTTATTGGATCGCCTGACCCACCGCGTCCATATTCTCGAAGCCAATGGAGTGAGTTACCGGCTGATGGAATCCCAAAAGCAGCATAAAACTCAGAAGAAGCGTTCGACTTAA